A window of Procambarus clarkii isolate CNS0578487 chromosome 93, FALCON_Pclarkii_2.0, whole genome shotgun sequence genomic DNA:
GCTGGACCCTCTGGTACATGTGCAGGCTGGGCTGGATCCTCTGGTACATGGTACAGGCTGGGCTGGACCCTCTGGTACATGTACAGGCTGGGCTGGGCCCTCTGGTACATGTACAGGCTGGGCTGGGCCCTCTGGTACATGTACAGGCTGGGCTGGGTCCTCTGGTACATGTACAGGCTGGGCAGGGCCCTCTGGTACATGTACAGGCTGGGCTGGACCCTCTGGTACATGTGCAGGCTGGGCTGGATCCTCTGGTACATGGTACAGGCTGGGCTGGACCCTCTGGTACATGTACAGGCTGGGCTGGGCCCTCTGGTACATGTACAGGCTGGGCTGGGTCCTTTGACACATGTACAGGCTGGGCTGGGTCCTTTGACACATGTACAGGCTGGGCTGGTTCCTTTGACACATGTACAGGCTGGGCTGGGCCCTCTGGTACATGTACAGGCTGGGCTGGATCCTCTGGTACATGGTACAGGCTGGGCTGGACCCTCTGGTACATGTACAGGCTGGGCTGGGTCCTTTGACACATGTACAGGCTGGGCTGGATCCTCTGGTACATGGTACAGGCTGGGCTGGACCCTCTGGTACATGTACAGGCTGGGCTGGGCCCTCTGGTACATGTACAGGCTGGGCTGGATCCTCTGGTACATGGTACAGGCTGGGCTGGACCCTCTGGTACATGTACAGGCTGGGCTGGGCCCTCTGGTACATGTACAGGCTGGGCTGGATCCTCTGGTACATGGTACAGGCTGGGCTGGACCCTCTGGTACATGTACAGGCTGGGCTGGGCCCTCTGGTACATGTACAGGCTGGGCTGGGTCCTCTGGTACATGGTACAGGCTGGGCTGGACCCTCTGGTACATGTGCAGGCTGGGCTGGGCCCTCTGGTACATGTGCAGGCTGGGCTGGACCCTCTGGTACATGTACAGGCTGGGCTGGACCCTCTGGTACATGTACAGGCTGGGCTGGACCCTCTGGTACATGTGCAGGCTGGGCTGGACCCTCTGGTACATGTACAGGCTGGGCTGGACCCTTTGGTACATGTACAGGCTGGGCTGGACCCTCTGGTACATGTACAGGCTGGGCTGGACCCTCTGGTACATGTACAGGCTGGGCTGGACCC
This region includes:
- the LOC138359785 gene encoding adhesive plaque matrix protein-like encodes the protein MYQRVQPSLYMYQRVQPSLYMYQRVQPSLYMYQRVQPSLYMYQRVQPSLHMYQRVQPSLYMYQRVQPSLYMYQRVQPSLHMYQRAQPSLHMYQRVQPSLYHVPEDPAQPVHVPEGPAQPVHVPEGPAQPVPCTRGSSPACTCTRGPSPACTCTRGSSPACTMYQRIQPSLYMYQRAQPSLYMYQRVQPSLYHVPEDPAQPVHVSKDPAQPVHVPEGPAQPVPCTRGSSPACTCTRGPSPACTCVKGTSPACTCVKGPSPACTCVKGPSPACTCTRGPSPACTCTRGSSPACTMYQRIQPSLHMYQRVQPSLYMYQRALPSLYMYQRTQPSLYMYQRAQPSLYMYQRAQPSLYMYQRVQPSLYHVPEDPAQPAHVPEGPAQPVHVSEGPAQPVHVPEGPAQPVHVQEGPAQPVHVPEGPAQPVHVPEGPAQPVHVPESPAQPVHVQEGPAQPVPCTRGPSPACTCTRGPSPACTCVRGPSPACTMYQRTQPSLYMYQRTQPSLYMCQRAQPSLYMYQRTQPSLYMSKRAQPSLYTWKASQ